From Rutidosis leptorrhynchoides isolate AG116_Rl617_1_P2 chromosome 3, CSIRO_AGI_Rlap_v1, whole genome shotgun sequence, a single genomic window includes:
- the LOC139902615 gene encoding uncharacterized protein — MAWAKWDLILASFDKGGLNVGSLKAFNLALIFKWRWRYLMNPDDLWVTLIKSINGDKFEDTHGTSLWSSIVDTCSNIISNELLPGKALKMQVGNGLNTSFWHDIWTGQDKLANRYNRLYHLECNKNDLIANKFVNATWCWTWSRPILSGRNFSSLFNLQNELMEYRLTEAEDQWVCLLSSDHNFYVKLAREHIDNVILHFSSLRTTWNKILPRKDNVFLWRYKHDYLPLHWNLSIRGLDVNTIVCPVCNLFYYLCAVTSF, encoded by the exons ATGGCATGGGCTAAATGGGACTTGATTCTTGCTTCATTTGATAAAGGAGGTCTTAATGTTGGGAGTTTGAAAGCTTTCAATTTAGCTTTAATCTTCAAATGGCGTTGGAGATACCTAATGAATCCAGATGATTTATGGGTTACTCTTATTAAATCCATAAATGGTGACAAATTCGAAGACACCCATGGTACTTCCTTATGGTCATCTATTGTTGATACATGTTCTAATATCATCTCCAATGAGTTACTCCCGGGTAAAGCATTAAAGATGCAGGTTGGTAATGGGCTTAACACTAGTTTTTGGCATGACATTTGGACGGGCCAAGACAAACTAGCTAACCGCTATAATCGCTTATATCATTTGGAGTGTAATAAAAATGATTTGATTGCCAATAAATTCGTTAACGCGACTTGGTGTTGGACCTGGAGCCGACCCATTCTATCAGGCCGTAATTTTTCTTCATTATTTAACCTCCAAAACGAGTTGATGGAATACAGACTCACGGAAGCCGAAGACCAATGGGTCTGCTTGTTATCGTCTGATCATAACTTCTATGTGAAGTTGGCCCGAGAACATATAGATAATGTGATTTTACATTTTTCTTCTTTGCGTACTACTTGGAACAAGATTCTCCCGAGAAAGGATAATGTTTTTTTGTGGCGATATAAGCATGATTATTTACCCCTACATTGGAATCTCTCCATTAGAGGCTTGGATGTTAACACCATTGTTTGTCCTGTGTGCAACT tgttttattatcttTGTGCTGTGACAAGTttctga